One part of the Francisella adeliensis genome encodes these proteins:
- a CDS encoding monovalent cation:proton antiporter-2 (CPA2) family protein, with amino-acid sequence MSKLMSTLTQAALFLLFAVIIVPIAKQLKLGSVLGYLIAGILLGPLFGLIDAEIEPIQHFSEFGVVMMMFLIGLELKPKDIWHMRYQLIGLGGLQVFLTTTLLSLTAALIFNFTWNVSIAIGLILSLSSTAIVLQSTQEANQMSTKAGQSILSVLISQDIAVIPIFAILPLLVIQRTTDSISANQHQNFITNLPGVAQAIIILSTILLMIIIGKFILRYIFSYIAKTRLAEIFTALVLLLVISVSLLMESLGLSAALGAFVAGVILSENEYRHEIESQILPFKGLLMGIFFISIGASINFVLLLNNWEYILLGTILLVSIKIITLMILAKIYKLKKSDFWLFSLSLAQGSEFAFVLLGFTLTLSLIAPYTIKIIILIVIISMLLTPLLFLAYEKIIMPIYQNKNNNETDSINHSSRIIIAGAGRFGQIIARVLVSNKYNPVILDSDANTVETFRKYGAVAYYGNALNPELLMSAGILTTDVFIATIDDRSSQIELVSMLRRHRKDLIIIARAKDRHHVYELENAGANYTIRETFESANIAAIEALIALGENRQVAELKITAFKKHDESSLKTMKEAWLKNGEDKNYVSQVTANNDFLTKLMQNESTNKNNSIKNIKKH; translated from the coding sequence ATGAGTAAGCTTATGTCAACATTAACCCAAGCAGCACTTTTCTTACTGTTTGCTGTCATCATAGTACCAATAGCTAAACAGCTTAAACTAGGTTCAGTTTTAGGATATCTAATTGCTGGAATATTATTAGGTCCATTATTTGGATTAATTGATGCTGAAATTGAACCAATTCAGCATTTCTCTGAATTTGGTGTTGTCATGATGATGTTCCTTATTGGCTTAGAACTAAAACCTAAAGATATTTGGCACATGCGCTACCAATTAATTGGATTGGGAGGATTACAAGTATTTTTAACTACAACACTCTTAAGTTTAACTGCTGCACTAATATTTAACTTCACATGGAATGTCTCTATTGCTATAGGATTGATTCTATCTCTTTCTTCAACAGCTATAGTCCTACAAAGTACACAAGAAGCAAACCAAATGAGTACTAAAGCTGGTCAATCAATACTATCTGTACTTATTAGTCAAGACATCGCTGTTATCCCAATATTTGCGATACTACCTTTACTTGTTATTCAACGTACTACTGATTCGATAAGCGCCAATCAACACCAAAACTTTATAACTAACCTTCCAGGAGTTGCTCAAGCAATAATAATTCTTAGCACTATTTTATTAATGATTATTATTGGCAAATTTATTCTAAGATATATATTTAGCTATATAGCTAAAACTAGGTTAGCTGAGATTTTTACAGCTTTAGTTTTACTTTTAGTTATCAGTGTTTCTCTTCTAATGGAAAGTTTAGGGCTATCTGCTGCTTTAGGCGCCTTCGTTGCTGGTGTGATTTTATCAGAAAATGAATATCGCCACGAGATCGAAAGCCAAATATTACCCTTTAAAGGCCTTTTAATGGGCATATTTTTTATTTCAATTGGAGCAAGTATTAACTTTGTTTTACTACTAAATAATTGGGAATATATCCTCTTAGGAACTATTCTACTTGTTTCCATTAAAATAATTACATTAATGATTCTAGCAAAAATATATAAGCTAAAAAAATCTGACTTCTGGTTATTTAGTCTATCTCTAGCTCAAGGAAGTGAATTTGCTTTTGTACTACTAGGGTTTACACTAACTCTCTCGCTAATTGCTCCCTATACTATAAAAATAATAATTCTAATCGTAATTATTTCCATGCTCTTAACTCCTTTACTATTCTTAGCATATGAAAAAATTATAATGCCCATTTATCAAAATAAAAATAATAATGAAACAGATAGTATTAACCACTCAAGCAGAATAATCATTGCTGGTGCAGGTAGATTTGGGCAAATAATTGCCCGAGTATTAGTATCAAACAAATACAACCCTGTTATTCTTGATTCAGATGCCAACACCGTAGAAACATTCCGCAAATATGGGGCTGTTGCTTACTATGGAAATGCATTAAACCCTGAGCTTTTAATGTCTGCAGGCATCTTAACAACTGATGTTTTTATTGCAACCATTGATGATCGTAGTAGTCAGATAGAGCTTGTATCCATGCTACGTAGACATCGTAAGGATCTAATAATTATAGCCAGAGCAAAAGATAGACACCATGTTTATGAACTTGAGAATGCAGGAGCAAACTATACTATTAGAGAAACTTTTGAATCAGCAAATATTGCTGCAATAGAAGCCTTGATAGCATTGGGAGAAAATAGGCAGGTAGCAGAGCTAAAGA